From the Natronococcus sp. AD-5 genome, one window contains:
- a CDS encoding ADP-dependent glucokinase/phosphofructokinase: MKLESNINVLEGLPVFVAYNANVDAIIRVDEDLESYLDRPSESRKLTPPSLLDSKRDLATAIMYAMAAGQGDEIAMTDDFAATLESELDPDSQQMGGQTGIMTNLISSLGASPITYTYLVSDRQLSMFQHPDEVRYPLVEDDEVTFVPLSEAVNAKRTKINWVFEFRIGDKLFDVRATDNTRFIAASRPPEFDLVAGDLDTHINQIGETVDGALLAGYHNLTSDHVEDGYEQAHRHARDVIRRLRSGGNLEVHIEYAVTHDDNLRESIYKWILPEANVIGTDTHELTVLYDDAGLKVTEDKPTEETPFEASEILTHYKMLSALRDELGVDCIRLHAMEYHLTVMDSYLPPEAVLRGLMFAAVNAATKAARGNITSPDDLDTGLTYEPSKKGRDAIELLADHVDKAVDAGTLCTPTVVACPNRVVEDPAGTVGIGDIVSSSSFILELAVANDRDEAR, from the coding sequence ATGAAACTAGAATCCAACATAAACGTCCTAGAAGGACTGCCGGTGTTCGTCGCTTATAACGCGAACGTGGACGCGATCATCCGGGTCGACGAAGACCTGGAGTCGTATCTTGACCGGCCGTCCGAATCCAGAAAACTGACGCCCCCGAGTCTGCTGGATTCGAAGCGAGACCTCGCTACGGCGATCATGTATGCGATGGCAGCCGGACAAGGCGACGAGATCGCGATGACGGATGATTTCGCCGCTACACTCGAATCGGAGTTGGACCCCGACAGCCAGCAGATGGGTGGGCAGACGGGAATCATGACTAACCTCATCTCCTCGCTGGGGGCATCACCGATTACATATACATATCTGGTGTCGGACCGACAGCTATCAATGTTCCAACATCCCGATGAGGTACGATATCCGCTCGTCGAAGACGATGAAGTTACATTCGTTCCCCTTAGCGAAGCTGTCAACGCGAAGCGGACAAAGATCAACTGGGTATTCGAATTTAGGATAGGAGACAAACTCTTCGATGTACGTGCGACCGACAATACACGGTTTATCGCCGCGTCAAGACCGCCGGAGTTCGACCTAGTTGCTGGCGACCTCGACACACACATCAACCAGATCGGCGAGACCGTCGACGGGGCACTGTTAGCGGGCTACCACAATCTCACCTCTGACCACGTTGAGGACGGCTACGAGCAGGCACACCGTCATGCACGAGACGTTATCCGCCGACTTCGATCTGGGGGTAATCTTGAGGTTCACATCGAGTACGCCGTCACACACGACGACAATCTCAGGGAGAGTATCTACAAGTGGATCCTTCCGGAAGCAAACGTGATTGGCACAGACACACACGAACTCACCGTGTTATACGACGACGCAGGTCTCAAAGTGACGGAAGACAAACCGACGGAAGAAACGCCGTTCGAAGCGAGCGAGATACTCACTCACTACAAAATGCTCTCCGCGCTGCGGGATGAACTCGGCGTCGACTGTATCCGATTACACGCGATGGAGTATCACCTCACAGTGATGGACTCGTACCTTCCACCAGAGGCAGTCCTACGCGGACTAATGTTCGCCGCCGTCAACGCCGCAACCAAGGCAGCTCGAGGTAACATTACGTCCCCCGACGACCTTGATACGGGGTTAACGTACGAGCCGTCGAAGAAAGGACGAGATGCGATCGAACTTCTTGCAGATCACGTTGACAAGGCTGTTGACGCCGGCACACTCTGCACGCCGACGGTCGTCGCCTGCCCCAATCGCGTTGTCGAAGATCCTGCGGGGACGGTTGGCATTGGTGACATTGTTTCGTCGTCGAGTTTCATTCTTGAACTTGCCGTCGCCAACGACAGAGATGAGGCAAGATAG
- a CDS encoding class 1 fructose-bisphosphatase: protein MTNVESLTETTVETIARSASKIHQGLVGRRVTADEENPSGETQFRADVFADELLADQLSAIDGVAQYASEERSEIVDCGIDGLSVAVDPIDGSSNLRSNNTIGTVFGIYNEPLPAPGDALVTAGYVLYGPITTMTVARGGTVTEYELSGSERTIVRDDVTIPDEPSVYGFGGRVPNWTDDFRKYAHEIEGELELHYSGAMIDDVNQVLIDGGIFAYPALTDSPEGKLRLQFEGNPIGYIIETAGGRSSDGTRSLLEVKPTDLHARTPFYIGNADLINRLESALE, encoded by the coding sequence ATGACCAACGTAGAGTCACTCACCGAAACCACCGTTGAAACGATTGCTCGTTCGGCGAGCAAAATTCACCAGGGACTCGTCGGTCGTCGAGTTACGGCCGACGAGGAAAACCCTAGCGGCGAAACCCAGTTCAGGGCAGATGTCTTCGCGGACGAGTTACTCGCCGACCAATTGTCGGCGATCGACGGCGTTGCCCAGTACGCGAGCGAGGAGCGATCTGAGATCGTCGACTGTGGTATCGACGGTCTCTCCGTTGCCGTTGACCCTATTGATGGTTCCTCGAACCTCCGATCGAACAACACGATTGGGACGGTGTTTGGAATCTATAATGAGCCGCTTCCTGCTCCAGGAGACGCCCTCGTCACGGCGGGCTACGTTCTTTATGGCCCAATCACTACGATGACGGTCGCCCGTGGCGGGACGGTCACGGAGTACGAACTCTCCGGCAGTGAACGAACCATCGTTCGTGACGACGTCACAATCCCCGACGAACCTTCCGTATACGGCTTCGGCGGGCGTGTTCCTAACTGGACCGACGACTTCCGCAAGTACGCCCACGAGATCGAAGGCGAACTCGAACTACATTATAGCGGGGCAATGATCGACGATGTCAATCAAGTACTTATCGACGGCGGGATCTTCGCTTACCCTGCCCTTACGGACAGTCCCGAAGGTAAACTTCGTCTCCAGTTTGAGGGGAATCCGATCGGATACATCATCGAGACGGCTGGTGGACGGTCTTCCGATGGAACCAGATCGCTGCTTGAGGTCAAGCCGACCGATCTTCACGCTCGGACACCGTTCTACATTGGCAATGCTGATTTAATCAACCGCCTCGAATCCGCGCTTGAGTAG
- a CDS encoding class I fructose-bisphosphate aldolase yields the protein MIPIDDTPIVRDGRVLILAMDHGLEHGPGDFKNVPDKLDPTTVFDIATHDAVTAMAVQKGVAEEYYPSYEDDVNLLAKINGTSNLWMGEPDSAVNWSVEYAAELGADAVGFTVYSGSNHEVEMFEEFRDVQEQAREHDLPVVMWSYPRGQGVKNDTKPSTISYATRIALELGADVAKVKYPGSKEAMAHAVRCAGGVKAVMSGGSKTSDHKFLSTVEAVMDAGAKGLAVGRNVWQREDPTRLLDALEKIVHESETADTALEA from the coding sequence ATGATACCCATTGATGACACCCCGATCGTTCGCGACGGAAGGGTGCTAATTCTGGCCATGGATCACGGCCTCGAACACGGACCAGGCGATTTTAAGAACGTACCGGACAAACTTGATCCGACAACCGTCTTCGACATTGCGACTCATGATGCCGTCACCGCGATGGCCGTCCAAAAGGGCGTCGCGGAGGAATACTATCCCAGTTATGAGGACGACGTGAACCTCTTGGCGAAGATCAATGGCACGTCGAACCTATGGATGGGCGAACCCGATTCCGCCGTTAACTGGTCAGTCGAATACGCCGCCGAACTCGGGGCAGACGCTGTTGGGTTCACCGTCTATAGCGGTTCGAACCACGAGGTCGAGATGTTCGAGGAATTCCGTGATGTCCAGGAACAAGCCCGGGAGCACGATCTTCCGGTCGTCATGTGGTCGTACCCCCGGGGACAGGGCGTAAAAAACGACACCAAGCCGAGTACGATCTCGTATGCCACCCGGATCGCGCTCGAATTAGGTGCCGATGTTGCGAAGGTGAAGTATCCCGGTAGCAAGGAAGCGATGGCCCACGCCGTCCGGTGTGCCGGTGGCGTGAAAGCCGTGATGAGCGGTGGATCGAAGACCTCCGACCACAAATTCCTCTCGACCGTTGAAGCCGTGATGGACGCCGGCGCGAAGGGGCTTGCCGTCGGCCGAAACGTCTGGCAACGTGAGGATCCGACTCGACTGCTCGATGCCCTCGAAAAGATCGTCCACGAGAGCGAGACAGCCGATACTGCCCTCGAAGCATGA
- a CDS encoding PEP/pyruvate-binding domain-containing protein, producing the protein MADTFRTLSDTERIQGLISDAAIPSELESKIVDQYEKLTARVEIDDPEVAVRNSATAEDLSMVSPDIAIETMLTVAELEQDS; encoded by the coding sequence ATGGCAGACACATTTCGAACCCTCAGTGACACGGAGCGGATTCAAGGCCTCATCTCCGACGCGGCGATACCGTCGGAATTGGAATCGAAAATCGTCGACCAGTATGAGAAGCTGACGGCTCGCGTGGAAATCGATGATCCCGAGGTCGCCGTCAGGAATTCCGCGACCGCCGAGGACCTCTCGATGGTGTCCCCGGATATCGCGATCGAGACGATGCTGACCGTCGCCGAACTCGAACAGGACTCATGA
- a CDS encoding NDP-sugar synthase, giving the protein MKAVVLAGGYATRLWPITRHRSKMFLPVGETTIIDRIYADLETDDRIEKVYVSTNERFAVDFEAHLADTAYDKPRLSIEETRKEDEKFGVVKALGKLIDREEIDDDLLVIAGDNLFDFEIDAFLDYFERKEAPTIAVYDIGSPELATSYGVVDLEGDRVVDFQEKSDKPAGTHVSTGCYAFPRETLSLFSTYLEAGNDPDEPGWFVKWLQSRDPTYAYTFEGTWFDVGTLESYLDAVAWYLDDESLIAENATLENTTIGSNVHVMSEATLIDSIVERAVIFPGATVESTSVRNSIIDEGAALSGLDLDDAMIGAYTRIPDGSPE; this is encoded by the coding sequence ATGAAAGCCGTTGTACTAGCCGGCGGGTACGCGACTCGACTATGGCCGATTACGAGACACCGGTCGAAAATGTTTCTCCCGGTCGGGGAGACCACCATCATCGACCGAATCTACGCCGATCTCGAAACGGATGATCGAATCGAGAAGGTGTACGTCAGTACGAACGAACGGTTCGCTGTTGATTTCGAAGCCCATCTGGCGGACACCGCCTATGACAAACCTCGACTGTCGATCGAAGAAACGCGCAAAGAAGATGAGAAGTTCGGCGTCGTCAAAGCACTCGGGAAACTGATCGACCGCGAAGAGATCGATGACGACCTGTTGGTGATCGCCGGCGACAATCTCTTTGATTTCGAGATTGATGCCTTTCTCGATTACTTCGAACGAAAAGAAGCACCCACAATCGCAGTTTACGACATCGGCTCTCCGGAACTGGCCACCTCCTACGGAGTAGTCGATCTGGAGGGCGATCGCGTGGTCGACTTCCAGGAAAAGTCCGACAAACCAGCGGGAACACACGTTTCGACCGGTTGCTACGCGTTTCCTCGAGAGACACTGTCCTTGTTTTCGACGTATCTCGAGGCAGGAAACGATCCAGACGAACCCGGATGGTTCGTCAAGTGGCTCCAATCCAGGGACCCGACGTATGCATACACGTTCGAGGGGACCTGGTTCGATGTCGGCACCCTGGAGAGTTATCTCGACGCCGTCGCTTGGTACCTCGACGACGAATCACTGATCGCCGAAAATGCGACCCTCGAGAACACGACGATCGGTAGTAACGTTCACGTGATGTCCGAGGCGACGCTCATCGATTCCATCGTTGAGCGAGCGGTGATATTTCCGGGCGCGACGGTGGAATCGACGAGCGTGCGCAACTCGATTATCGACGAAGGTGCCGCTCTCAGCGGTCTCGACCTCGACGATGCGATGATCGGTGCGTACACCCGAATTCCGGACGGGTCGCCGGAGTGA
- a CDS encoding universal stress protein, with translation MSRPIESMLIPTDDSEGALAGAKHGIALASRTDADVHVLSVVQVQDSLADSGDIAFAPLEENAEEAVEAIAKLARSYDEELDITTAIRRGTPFQSIREYANRREIDVIAMGTKGRTGLDRFLLGSVTENVLRTARTPVLAVPPNAGVSTIDDMTFERLLLPTDGSDGAAIATEWGIALAACLESMAHTLYSVDTTRLTGTQESGEILDALERRGEEAVERVRERARDDGVSVSGSIATGSPANAILTYATDHDVDLIVMGTHGQTGIGQWFLGSVTENVVRQADTPVFCVPVSANSP, from the coding sequence ATGAGCCGGCCCATCGAATCGATGCTGATACCAACAGATGACAGCGAGGGGGCTCTCGCTGGAGCAAAACACGGGATCGCGCTCGCGTCTCGAACTGATGCCGACGTGCACGTCCTCTCGGTTGTCCAAGTGCAGGACAGCCTGGCCGATTCCGGTGACATAGCTTTCGCACCGCTCGAAGAGAACGCAGAAGAGGCGGTCGAAGCGATCGCGAAACTGGCGCGATCCTACGACGAGGAGCTTGACATCACGACCGCGATTAGACGGGGCACCCCGTTCCAGTCGATCAGAGAGTACGCCAACCGACGCGAGATCGACGTCATCGCTATGGGGACGAAAGGTCGAACGGGACTCGACAGGTTCCTGCTCGGCAGCGTCACCGAGAACGTCCTCCGGACGGCGCGGACGCCCGTACTCGCCGTTCCCCCGAACGCCGGCGTTTCCACGATCGACGACATGACGTTCGAACGGCTGCTCCTGCCGACCGACGGCAGCGACGGGGCCGCAATCGCGACCGAGTGGGGAATCGCACTCGCGGCTTGCCTGGAATCGATGGCACATACGCTTTACTCCGTTGACACGACTCGTCTCACCGGAACCCAGGAGTCCGGCGAGATCCTCGACGCGCTCGAGCGGCGGGGAGAAGAGGCGGTCGAACGCGTCCGAGAACGCGCCAGAGACGACGGCGTCAGCGTCTCCGGCTCGATCGCGACCGGGTCACCGGCGAACGCGATTCTCACGTACGCGACAGACCACGACGTCGATCTGATCGTCATGGGAACGCACGGGCAGACGGGAATCGGGCAGTGGTTTCTCGGGAGCGTCACCGAGAACGTCGTGCGTCAGGCCGACACGCCGGTGTTTTGCGTCCCGGTCAGCGCCAACTCACCGTGA
- a CDS encoding glycosyltransferase: MHAPSLPDRSIEAYAAVSGRDRLERLRSLAEALEAVRVLHVNSTAAGGGVAELLRSIVPLCADLGVDTDWLVMDAGDDFFEVTKAMHNGLQGSGARLTEEMKATYRTVTERNAAEIEDEYDLVVIHDPQPLGMIDRLEERMPDAPIVWRCHVDLTDPSEEYLAFVSEYTNRVDHAVFSRSTYGDEIDVPTTSIVYPSIDPLTAKNRSLDEETVVSECDNLDPLSFDAPVVAQVSRFDPWKDQFGTLETYRHAREEIPTLQLALVGGMAGDDPEGLELYERVAAEAVDDPNVHVLTDLPDATVNVLQRRSDIVVQKSLREGFGLVVSEALWKRTPVVGSNVGGIPLQVEDGRNGYLVEPDDVSSAADRVVTLLKDENRRRSFGENGREYVRERFLLPRQLVDCLDVFVEVLDLER; this comes from the coding sequence ATGCACGCTCCATCACTACCGGATCGATCGATCGAGGCGTACGCTGCCGTGTCGGGTCGCGACCGACTCGAACGGCTCCGGTCGCTCGCCGAAGCTCTGGAAGCCGTCCGTGTCCTCCACGTCAATTCGACCGCGGCCGGCGGCGGCGTTGCGGAACTGCTCCGTTCGATCGTTCCACTGTGTGCCGACCTCGGAGTCGACACCGACTGGCTCGTCATGGACGCCGGCGACGACTTCTTCGAGGTGACCAAGGCGATGCACAACGGGCTTCAGGGGAGCGGTGCCCGGCTGACCGAGGAGATGAAAGCGACCTACCGGACGGTGACCGAACGAAACGCAGCCGAGATCGAGGACGAGTACGATCTCGTCGTGATTCACGATCCGCAGCCGCTGGGAATGATCGATCGGCTCGAGGAACGGATGCCGGATGCACCGATCGTCTGGCGCTGTCACGTCGATCTCACCGACCCGTCCGAGGAGTATCTCGCGTTCGTTTCCGAGTACACGAACCGAGTCGACCACGCGGTTTTCAGTCGATCGACCTACGGAGACGAGATCGACGTCCCGACGACGAGCATCGTGTACCCCTCGATCGATCCGCTCACAGCGAAGAATCGGTCGCTCGACGAGGAGACGGTGGTATCCGAATGCGACAATCTGGATCCTCTCTCGTTCGACGCGCCGGTCGTCGCACAGGTCTCCCGCTTCGACCCATGGAAAGACCAGTTCGGCACCCTGGAGACGTACCGCCATGCTCGCGAGGAGATTCCGACCCTCCAGCTGGCGCTGGTCGGCGGGATGGCCGGCGACGATCCTGAGGGGCTGGAATTGTACGAACGAGTCGCCGCGGAGGCGGTCGACGATCCGAACGTACACGTGTTGACCGACCTTCCGGACGCGACGGTGAACGTCCTGCAGCGGCGATCGGACATCGTCGTCCAGAAGTCGCTGCGCGAAGGGTTCGGCCTGGTCGTCTCGGAGGCGCTCTGGAAGCGTACGCCGGTCGTCGGGTCGAACGTCGGCGGCATTCCGCTGCAGGTTGAGGACGGTCGAAACGGGTATCTCGTCGAGCCGGACGACGTCTCGAGCGCCGCCGACCGCGTCGTCACCCTCCTCAAGGACGAGAACCGCCGAAGGTCGTTCGGCGAAAACGGACGGGAATACGTTCGCGAACGCTTTCTACTTCCCCGTCAACTCGTGGACTGTCTCGACGTCTTCGTCGAGGTTCTCGATCTCGAACGCTGA
- a CDS encoding universal stress protein, whose amino-acid sequence MDLNIMGTHGRSGVAQRVFNSVTENVVRQADVPVFCVPRDGKR is encoded by the coding sequence ATCGATCTAAACATCATGGGGACTCACGGACGATCGGGCGTCGCGCAGCGGGTTTTCAACAGCGTCACGGAGAACGTCGTCCGCCAGGCCGACGTCCCGGTGTTTTGCGTTCCACGAGACGGAAAGCGATAG
- a CDS encoding universal stress protein, protein MYETILVATDGSSAAERAVDGAIDLASTFDAELHAISVVDTSRYGDSMLSGTEGVIDELKGRAEVVLEEVETRADVDVATEVRHGRPHEEIGEYADAINADLLVLGNRGLGASDQIGSTAERVVRYVDRPVLTA, encoded by the coding sequence ATGTACGAGACCATTCTCGTCGCGACGGACGGCAGTAGCGCGGCAGAGCGGGCGGTCGACGGCGCGATCGACCTCGCGTCGACGTTCGACGCCGAGCTACACGCGATTTCTGTCGTCGATACCAGCCGATACGGCGATTCGATGCTCTCGGGTACGGAAGGTGTCATCGACGAGCTGAAAGGACGCGCTGAAGTGGTTCTCGAGGAGGTGGAGACGCGAGCAGACGTCGATGTGGCGACAGAGGTGCGGCACGGCCGACCCCACGAAGAGATCGGCGAGTACGCCGACGCGATCAATGCCGATCTGCTCGTGCTCGGCAACCGGGGTCTTGGAGCCAGCGACCAGATCGGCAGCACCGCAGAGCGCGTCGTCAGGTACGTCGACCGACCGGTGCTGACGGCCTGA
- a CDS encoding universal stress protein, with amino-acid sequence MYDTILVPTDGSDPANRAVEHALTLADRYGADLHAIYCVETHRYGEPALSSAEIVLDDLEDRGTVMLEEISDRADNAGIDCSWTVCHGQTWEEVNEKAAEIDADLIVIGYQGQSHTRTDRIGSVAERIVRTANRPVLTA; translated from the coding sequence ATGTACGACACGATTCTCGTCCCGACCGACGGAAGCGATCCGGCGAACCGGGCGGTAGAACACGCGCTAACCCTCGCGGACAGGTACGGCGCCGACCTGCACGCGATATACTGCGTCGAGACCCACCGGTACGGCGAACCCGCGCTGAGCAGCGCCGAAATCGTCCTCGACGACCTCGAGGACCGCGGCACCGTGATGCTCGAGGAAATCAGCGACCGGGCGGACAACGCCGGAATCGACTGTAGCTGGACCGTGTGTCACGGCCAAACCTGGGAGGAAGTCAACGAGAAAGCGGCAGAAATTGATGCGGACTTGATCGTGATCGGCTATCAGGGACAGAGCCACACGCGAACGGACCGGATCGGCAGCGTCGCCGAGCGGATCGTGCGGACCGCGAACCGGCCAGTCCTGACCGCCTGA
- a CDS encoding universal stress protein, with the protein MGRGRRLLVPVDGSDHSRQALIVAATEFDSAEIIVLHVLDPFTVASVSEEAVWDREFMERREGEAEELLDEYEAIAAEQDISVETEIAHGSPSRAILGAVDDFDIDHVVIGSRGRTGAGRVVLGSVAETVAKRAPVSVTIVRPDA; encoded by the coding sequence ATGGGTAGGGGTAGGCGATTACTCGTCCCGGTCGACGGATCTGACCACTCTCGACAGGCGTTGATCGTTGCGGCGACCGAATTTGACAGCGCGGAGATCATCGTCCTGCACGTTCTCGATCCATTCACTGTCGCTTCGGTCTCCGAGGAAGCCGTCTGGGACCGCGAGTTCATGGAGCGACGGGAGGGAGAGGCGGAAGAATTACTCGATGAGTACGAAGCTATCGCCGCCGAGCAGGATATTTCGGTTGAGACGGAAATCGCACATGGATCACCTTCCCGTGCAATTCTCGGCGCCGTAGACGACTTCGACATCGATCACGTCGTGATAGGTAGTCGCGGCCGAACGGGCGCCGGCCGGGTGGTGTTGGGAAGCGTCGCCGAAACGGTCGCAAAACGAGCACCCGTCTCGGTCACGATCGTTCGTCCTGACGCGTAA
- a CDS encoding universal stress protein has product MTHRFIRRGIPATEILEHIDEHDVDLVVLGARGRSAFKTILLGSTSEAIVRDASIPVVLLLASGEDRTD; this is encoded by the coding sequence TTGACTCATAGATTTATCCGACGTGGAATCCCGGCGACCGAGATTCTCGAACACATCGACGAGCACGATGTCGACCTCGTCGTCCTCGGTGCACGCGGTCGATCGGCGTTCAAGACGATCTTGCTCGGAAGCACGAGCGAGGCGATCGTCCGTGATGCGTCGATTCCGGTCGTCCTGCTGCTGGCCTCCGGTGAAGACCGCACTGATTGA
- a CDS encoding universal stress protein translates to MYDRILIAVDGSDEAEQAAKRGLEFARVFDATVDVLHVVERKSLRLTRTAAERTRLRERGEIVLEEIEEIASAIGQPVTMELTEGKPSIRIADYAAERDAGLIVVGRQGLTGSGKRLLGGVTERLLHHSDVPVFVVRKGASDATTDYSDILVPTDGSEIAASAARQGVAVARRYGSTLHVLNVVDLQAAGGAFDAGGLEREFVDRLEADGEAIVEDVATGIGDAVPDITTAVLRTTSFDGVAAGVRDYIDDTDIDLVVMGARGRSNLGRYVLGSVTSALLQTMDVPVLVVTRAS, encoded by the coding sequence ATGTACGACCGAATCTTGATCGCCGTCGACGGAAGTGACGAGGCCGAACAAGCGGCGAAACGCGGTCTCGAGTTCGCCCGTGTCTTCGACGCGACCGTCGACGTCTTGCACGTCGTCGAGCGGAAATCGCTTCGACTCACGAGAACTGCCGCCGAAAGGACACGACTCCGAGAGCGAGGTGAAATCGTTCTCGAAGAGATCGAGGAGATCGCATCCGCTATCGGCCAGCCGGTGACGATGGAACTGACCGAAGGAAAGCCTTCGATCCGGATCGCAGACTACGCAGCCGAACGCGACGCGGGGCTGATCGTCGTCGGAAGACAAGGACTAACGGGGTCTGGAAAGCGACTTCTCGGCGGCGTCACGGAACGACTCCTCCACCACAGCGACGTTCCCGTCTTCGTCGTTCGGAAGGGCGCTTCGGACGCGACGACTGACTACTCCGACATCCTCGTTCCCACGGACGGAAGCGAAATCGCCGCCAGTGCCGCCCGACAGGGTGTTGCGGTCGCACGACGATACGGATCGACGCTTCACGTGCTGAACGTCGTCGATCTACAGGCTGCGGGCGGTGCATTCGACGCGGGCGGCCTCGAACGCGAGTTCGTCGACCGACTCGAGGCGGACGGCGAAGCGATCGTCGAGGATGTGGCAACGGGTATCGGAGACGCAGTCCCAGATATCACGACCGCCGTCTTGCGGACGACGTCGTTCGACGGCGTCGCCGCCGGCGTCCGCGACTACATCGATGATACTGATATAGACCTCGTCGTCATGGGTGCGCGCGGTCGGTCAAACCTCGGTCGCTACGTCCTCGGCAGCGTCACCTCGGCCCTCCTCCAGACGATGGATGTCCCCGTATTGGTCGTGACGCGGGCGTCGTGA
- a CDS encoding sulfatase family protein codes for MAVSRPNIVLIKCHDLGRYLGCYGADVETPQIDELAETGVLFENHFVTAPQCSPSRGSFVTGRFPHVNGLMGLAHGNWELHEGERILPHYLSGAGYETHLFGLQHITQDTDRLRYDHVHSEGNLYPGVSPSVHQVNRARNVASVVLTFLEKQAFESPFFASIGFFELHRVEEENGRFGFDSDRYEIDDPDEVRPLSYLPDRRGIRHDLAEMHGMVYAVDEAVGTILETLEETGLDEETLVIFTTEHGIAFPRAKGSCYDAGIEAAFLLRCPGVADDGNRYDELISNVDVLPTLLELVDVEVPATLDGRSFLPLLTSDGEYEERDRVFAEMTWHDMYNPVRAIRTERYKYIRNFWHLPAVYLTRDIFASEAGRMVRETDTVPPRPYEELYDLRESPQEDDNLVFEPRYRDVRIDLARQLHEWMQATNDPLLNDPVVPGDYSTITSWPHETS; via the coding sequence ATGGCTGTCTCACGACCGAACATCGTACTGATAAAGTGTCACGATCTTGGGCGGTATCTCGGCTGTTACGGAGCGGACGTCGAGACGCCGCAGATCGATGAACTTGCGGAAACCGGCGTGCTATTCGAAAATCACTTCGTGACGGCCCCTCAATGTTCGCCCAGCCGGGGCAGTTTTGTGACCGGACGATTCCCACACGTCAATGGGCTGATGGGTCTCGCACACGGGAACTGGGAACTGCACGAGGGCGAGCGCATCTTGCCGCACTACCTCAGCGGTGCCGGTTACGAAACCCATCTCTTCGGGCTTCAGCACATCACGCAGGACACCGACCGTCTCCGATACGACCACGTCCACTCCGAGGGAAACCTCTACCCCGGGGTTTCGCCGTCCGTTCACCAAGTCAACCGCGCCCGAAACGTCGCCTCGGTCGTTTTGACGTTTCTCGAGAAGCAAGCGTTCGAATCGCCGTTTTTCGCGTCGATCGGATTCTTCGAGCTCCACCGCGTCGAGGAGGAGAACGGGCGATTCGGATTCGACAGCGACCGCTACGAGATAGACGATCCCGACGAGGTGCGGCCGCTATCCTACCTTCCCGATCGACGCGGGATTCGACACGACCTGGCGGAGATGCACGGCATGGTGTACGCTGTCGACGAGGCTGTCGGGACAATCCTCGAAACGCTGGAGGAAACCGGACTCGACGAGGAAACACTCGTCATCTTCACGACCGAGCACGGGATTGCGTTTCCTCGCGCGAAGGGGAGCTGTTACGATGCCGGCATCGAAGCGGCGTTCCTCCTCCGCTGTCCAGGTGTCGCCGACGACGGGAACAGGTACGACGAGCTGATCAGCAACGTGGACGTACTGCCGACGCTCCTTGAGCTCGTCGACGTCGAGGTCCCCGCTACTCTCGACGGCCGGAGCTTTCTCCCCCTCTTGACTTCCGACGGCGAGTACGAGGAGCGCGATCGAGTCTTCGCGGAGATGACCTGGCACGACATGTACAATCCGGTTCGGGCGATACGAACGGAACGGTACAAGTATATCCGAAACTTCTGGCACTTACCGGCGGTATATCTCACGAGAGATATCTTCGCGAGTGAAGCAGGCCGTATGGTCCGAGAAACAGACACCGTCCCCCCTCGTCCGTACGAGGAGTTGTACGATCTCCGAGAGAGCCCACAAGAAGACGACAACCTCGTTTTCGAACCGAGATATCGAGATGTTCGGATCGACCTCGCTCGGCAGCTTCACGAGTGGATGCAGGCGACTAACGATCCGCTCCTCAATGACCCCGTCGTTCCCGGCGATTACAGCACGATCACTTCATGGCCGCACGAAACGAGTTGA